The following coding sequences are from one Eleginops maclovinus isolate JMC-PN-2008 ecotype Puerto Natales chromosome 13, JC_Emac_rtc_rv5, whole genome shotgun sequence window:
- the LOC134874827 gene encoding LOW QUALITY PROTEIN: zinc finger protein OZF-like (The sequence of the model RefSeq protein was modified relative to this genomic sequence to represent the inferred CDS: inserted 1 base in 1 codon): MFREEMDRQRKLLVHERKPGKRTEKSPHPFLPSDVRKVIVGEEQQQMVSLSTAVVQQLLVVKEEVPPEQHERSSILDPEPPPHIKEEQQELWSSQEGEQLQGLVEADIESTFTPVPVKNEDEEEKPPSSQLHHRQTELMETQADGEDCGGSEPASDPDTHLQPDTEDNTRDSSEPETDDSDFWKETREHPSGLNSLESDQVPVSDSRRSAREKPFSCFQCGKRFSCKGDLKGHIITHTGEKPFSCSECNTVFVFEEQLHLHLITHKRENSFSCSNCDMSFEQKVNLTNPIAVQTGRKLFLCSVCNSGFSDSEALVQHMRIHTTQTQFSCPICSKEFAWRRYLTKHMDIHKIYSCSVCSKKFTRRYQLKYHQCVDRQSSKLHRSKTQNEVLVSNDRCNTAEKPYSCSNCGKIFGQKHHLKRHRRSHTGEKPFRCSVCRKYFARSDTLQTHMSIHTGEKPFNCSVCEKTFLRKAHLKRHMGTHTGXKPFSC; this comes from the exons ATGTTTAGAGAAGAGATGGACCGACAGCGGAAGCTGCTTGTGCATGAAAGGAAGCCGGGAAAAAGAACAG aaaaaagtCCCCACCCTT ttttacCTTCAGATGTACGAAAGGTGATTGTTGGTGAAGAACAGCAGCAGATGGTTTCACTCTCAACTGCAGTCGTCCAGCAGCTGTTGGTGGTTAAAGAAGAGGTTCCCCCTGAGCAGCATGAGAGGAGTTCCATTCTGGACCCAGAGCCCCCCCcacacattaaagaggaacagCAGGAACTCTGGAGCAGTCAGGAGGGAGAGCAGCTTCAGGGGCTGGTGGAGGCTGATATCGAGTCCACCTTCACTCCTGTCCCTGTGAAGaatgaagatgaggaagagaaaCCTCCGTCCTCACAGCTTCATCACAGACAGACTGAACTAATGGAAACACAAGCTGATGGAGAGGACTGTGGAGGATCAGAACCAGCCTCAGATCCAGATACACATTTACAACCAGATACTGAGGACAACACTagagactcttctgaacctgagactgatGACAGTGATTTTTGGAAGGAGACCAGAGAGCATCCATCAGGTTTAAACTCTCTGGAAAGTGATCAAGTCCCTGTCAGTGATTCCAGACGTAGTGCTCGAGAGAAACCGTTTAGCTGCTTTCAGTGTGGAAAAAGATTTAGCTGTAAGGGGGACCTGAAGGGACACATTATAACTCatacaggagagaaaccattcagTTGCTCTGAGTGCaatacagtatttgtgtttgaAGAACAGCTTCATTTACACTTAATAACTCATAAACGAGAGAATTCCTTTAGTTGTTCGAATTGTGATATGAGTTTTGAACAAAAAGTGAATCTGACAAACCCCATTGCAGTCCAAACAGGGCGCAAActcttcctctgctctgtttgtAACTCAGGTTTCAGTGATAGTGAGGCTTTAGTTCAACACATGAGGATCCACAcgacacaaacacagtttagTTGCCCAATTTGTAGTAAAGAATTTGCCTGGAGAAGATATCTGACAAAACATATGGATATCCACAAAATCTACAGCTGCAGTGTTTGTTCCAAAAAGTTCACTCGCCGTTATCAGCTGAAATACCATCAGTGTGTTGATCGTCAGTCCTCAAAGCTTCATCGgagcaaaacacaaaatgaagtCCTCGTCAGTAATGATAGGTGTAATACTGCTGAAAAACCATATAGTTGCTCTAACTGTGGGAAAATATTTGGCCAAAAGCACCATCTAAAGAGACACCGGAGATCTCatacaggagagaaaccatttAGATGCTCAGTATGTAGGAAGTATTTTGCACGAAGTGACACGTTACAGACACACATGAGCATCCACACCGGAGAAAAACCATTCAACTGCTCAGTTTGTGAGAAAACATTTCTGCGCAAGGCACATCTGAAGAGACATATGGGAACTCATACGG GGAAACCATTCAGCTGCTGA